From the Solibacillus sp. FSL R5-0449 genome, one window contains:
- the gyrB gene encoding DNA topoisomerase (ATP-hydrolyzing) subunit B, with product MALEDNKVQQSYDADQIQVLEGLEAVRKRPGMYIGSTSSKGLHHLVWEIVDNSIDEALAGYCTGITVTIEQDNWIRVEDNGRGIPVDIQEKMGMPAVEVIMTVLHAGGKFGGGGYKVSGGLHGVGASVVNALSSQTIVQVHRDGKIHEIIFERGQTVQKLTVVGETDHTGTTTRFKADGEIFKETTVYEYDILATRIRELAYLNRGISLTIADERIGQERSETFHFEGGIREYVEHINENKEPIHVPIDVLGEKEGITVEIAMQYNAGFSSNIMSFANNINTYEGGTHESGFKTALTRVINDYARKANLIKESDANLTGEDVREGLTAIVSIKHPEPQFEGQTKTKLGNSEVSQITNALFSDGFERFLLENPSVARQVIEKGTMAARARVAAKKAREFTRRKSALEVSSLPGKLADCSSTNPAESEIYIVEGDSAGGSAKSGRDRHFQAILPLRGKILNVEKARLDRILSNAEIRAMITAFGTGIGEEFNLEKARYHKIVIMTDADVDGAHIRVLLLTFFFRFMRPLIEAGYVYAAKPPLYQVKQGKHVEYCYSDQELEDILNRLPKLPKPNVQRYKGLGEMNATQLWDTTMDPEHRTLIRVELDDAIEADKIFDHLMGDEVAPRRDFIEENAVYVQDLDI from the coding sequence GTGGCTTTAGAAGATAATAAAGTCCAGCAATCTTATGATGCGGATCAGATACAGGTATTAGAAGGATTAGAGGCTGTTCGAAAACGTCCTGGTATGTATATTGGTTCAACAAGTTCAAAAGGATTGCACCATTTAGTTTGGGAGATTGTTGATAATAGTATTGATGAGGCTTTAGCAGGTTATTGTACAGGAATCACAGTGACAATTGAACAAGACAATTGGATTCGCGTAGAAGATAACGGTCGTGGTATTCCCGTAGATATTCAGGAAAAAATGGGTATGCCTGCTGTTGAAGTAATTATGACAGTACTTCATGCAGGCGGTAAATTCGGCGGTGGAGGCTACAAAGTATCAGGTGGTCTTCACGGTGTTGGTGCCTCTGTAGTAAACGCACTCTCGAGTCAGACAATTGTTCAAGTACACCGCGATGGTAAAATCCATGAAATCATTTTTGAACGCGGTCAAACGGTTCAAAAGTTAACAGTTGTTGGTGAAACAGACCATACAGGTACAACAACACGATTTAAAGCAGATGGCGAGATTTTCAAAGAAACAACAGTTTATGAATACGATATTTTAGCGACACGTATCCGTGAATTGGCTTACTTAAATCGTGGCATCAGCCTTACAATCGCTGATGAACGCATAGGACAAGAACGTTCTGAAACATTCCACTTCGAAGGTGGTATTCGTGAATATGTTGAGCATATAAACGAAAATAAAGAACCTATCCATGTACCGATTGATGTGTTGGGCGAAAAAGAAGGCATTACGGTTGAAATTGCGATGCAGTATAATGCAGGCTTCAGTTCCAATATTATGTCTTTTGCCAACAACATCAATACGTATGAGGGTGGTACGCACGAATCAGGCTTTAAAACTGCCTTAACACGTGTGATCAACGACTATGCCCGCAAAGCAAACCTGATTAAAGAATCGGATGCCAATCTTACTGGTGAAGATGTTCGTGAAGGTTTAACGGCAATCGTATCAATAAAACATCCAGAACCTCAATTTGAGGGTCAAACAAAAACTAAACTTGGAAACTCTGAAGTAAGTCAGATTACAAATGCTTTATTCTCAGACGGATTTGAACGTTTCTTGCTTGAAAATCCATCGGTTGCACGCCAAGTTATCGAAAAAGGTACAATGGCGGCACGTGCACGTGTAGCAGCGAAAAAGGCTCGTGAATTTACACGTCGTAAATCTGCACTTGAAGTTTCAAGTTTACCAGGTAAATTAGCAGACTGTTCTTCGACAAACCCTGCTGAATCTGAGATTTATATCGTAGAGGGTGACTCTGCCGGTGGATCTGCTAAATCAGGCCGTGACCGTCATTTCCAGGCGATCTTGCCACTGCGCGGAAAAATTCTTAACGTTGAAAAAGCACGCTTGGACCGTATTTTATCGAATGCCGAAATCCGTGCAATGATTACAGCATTCGGTACTGGTATTGGGGAAGAGTTTAATTTAGAAAAAGCACGTTATCACAAAATTGTCATTATGACGGATGCTGATGTCGATGGTGCACATATTCGTGTACTATTGCTGACATTCTTCTTCCGTTTCATGCGTCCATTAATCGAAGCGGGTTATGTATATGCAGCAAAGCCGCCTCTATATCAGGTAAAACAAGGGAAACATGTTGAATACTGCTACTCAGATCAGGAATTAGAAGATATTTTAAACCGTCTTCCAAAATTACCGAAGCCTAATGTACAGCGTTATAAAGGTTTAGGGGAAATGAATGCAACACAATTATGGGATACAACAATGGATCCAGAGCACCGTACTTTAATTCGAGTAGAATTGGATGATGCAATTGAAGCGGATAAAATTTTCGATCACTTAATGGGTGATGAAGTTGCACCTCGTCGTGATTTTATCGAAGAAAATGCAGTATACGTGCAAGACTTGGATATTTAA
- the yaaA gene encoding S4 domain-containing protein YaaA produces MNELVIDTEYITLGQALKMTDAISSGGMAKWFLSEHEVYVNGEVEDRRGKKLRHGDVINIPGVGRYKIVDAFIENGEN; encoded by the coding sequence TTGAATGAATTAGTAATTGATACAGAATATATAACGCTTGGTCAAGCGCTGAAAATGACAGATGCAATTAGCTCTGGCGGTATGGCAAAGTGGTTTTTAAGTGAACATGAAGTGTATGTAAATGGAGAAGTCGAAGATCGCCGCGGGAAAAAACTGCGTCATGGAGATGTGATTAATATTCCAGGAGTAGGACGCTATAAAATTGTCGATGCATTTATTGAAAACGGAGAAAATTAA
- the recF gene encoding DNA replication/repair protein RecF: protein MNIERLQLTDYRNYESLTLDFSDKINVFIGENAQGKTNVMESIYVLAMAKSHRTANDKELIRWDADYGKIEGVVNKRYGGVPIELTISKKGKKGKINHLEQTKLSNYIGQMNVVMFAPEDLNIVKGSPQIRRRFIDMEIGQISPVYLHDLLTFQKILKQRNHLLKKNAGKQSLASDVMFEIYTEQYVQAAIQIIRKRFQFIELLQDWAEPIHFGISRGLEKLVIKYRPVTGMEASWTAEEMADYLTKKLEEVKQREIERGVTLIGPHRDDLQFFVNDYDVQVYGSQGQQRTTALSLKLAEIELIKQETKETPILLLDDVLSELDDYRQSHLLNTIQGEVQTFVTTTSVEGIHHDTIQHAKLFQVTQGTIEQP, encoded by the coding sequence ATGAACATCGAGCGCTTGCAGCTAACAGATTATCGTAACTACGAATCGTTAACACTGGATTTTTCAGATAAAATTAATGTTTTTATTGGGGAAAATGCTCAAGGAAAAACAAATGTAATGGAATCAATCTATGTACTAGCGATGGCCAAATCTCATCGTACCGCGAACGATAAAGAATTAATACGTTGGGATGCGGATTATGGTAAAATAGAAGGTGTGGTAAATAAGCGTTACGGTGGCGTTCCTATCGAATTAACGATTTCAAAAAAAGGCAAAAAGGGCAAAATCAATCATCTTGAACAGACGAAACTAAGCAATTATATCGGACAGATGAATGTAGTAATGTTTGCACCAGAAGATTTGAATATCGTAAAGGGCAGCCCCCAAATTCGCCGAAGATTCATCGATATGGAAATCGGGCAAATTTCCCCTGTTTACTTACATGATTTACTAACATTCCAAAAGATTTTGAAACAACGTAATCATTTACTAAAAAAGAATGCGGGAAAACAATCACTCGCATCCGATGTGATGTTTGAAATTTATACAGAACAATATGTGCAGGCGGCAATTCAAATTATCCGTAAAAGATTTCAGTTTATCGAGCTTTTACAAGATTGGGCTGAGCCGATTCACTTCGGTATTTCGCGCGGATTAGAAAAGCTTGTTATAAAATACCGTCCTGTAACAGGGATGGAAGCAAGCTGGACTGCCGAAGAAATGGCGGATTACTTAACGAAGAAACTAGAAGAAGTGAAGCAGCGTGAAATTGAAAGAGGCGTAACACTTATAGGCCCTCATCGGGACGACCTTCAGTTTTTTGTCAATGATTACGATGTTCAAGTTTACGGCTCACAAGGCCAGCAGCGAACAACGGCATTATCTTTGAAACTTGCCGAAATCGAACTTATCAAACAGGAAACGAAAGAAACGCCGATTCTTTTATTGGATGATGTTTTATCTGAATTGGACGATTATCGCCAATCACATTTATTAAATACAATTCAAGGTGAAGTCCAGACATTCGTTACAACAACGAGTGTAGAAGGAATTCACCATGACACAATACAGCACGCAAAATTGTTCCAAGTAACACAGGGAACAATTGAACAACCATAG